A genomic segment from Nitrososphaerota archaeon encodes:
- a CDS encoding methionine--tRNA ligase has translation MRIGRIVEAEPVPNSKKLLKLKIDLGGVVKQSVAGLGDQYKPEELKSKLVAVVTNLAPRKIFGLESEVMLLAAVDGDKVSILQPDKQPKEGSK, from the coding sequence CCGAACCTGTGCCCAACTCTAAAAAACTCTTGAAGCTCAAGATCGATCTCGGCGGTGTGGTTAAGCAGTCGGTTGCCGGGCTGGGAGATCAGTATAAGCCAGAGGAGTTGAAGTCGAAGCTCGTCGCCGTTGTCACAAACCTAGCGCCTAGGAAGATCTTCGGGTTAGAGTCAGAGGTTATGCTGCTAGCAGCAGTCGATGGCGACAAAGTATCGATCCTCCAACCAGATAAGCAGCCTAAAGAGGGCAGCAAAAT